A genomic stretch from Lysobacter ciconiae includes:
- the fliD gene encoding flagellar filament capping protein FliD — protein sequence MATISNPGFSSGLSGLIPQLVAAERAPGDARFNRIESVATAQISAFGKVTAGLSGLQGALAKFEGVGASLGRKVSVGTDAGFTATANTKAALGNYQISVESLATTHKLQSAALAKDAAGKDAQLGHGSLSITVGDGEAIEVEIAEGKGSLAEIRDAINAKAGGKEVTATLVRGDSGDVLVLASTKTGTDGRMQISTSGGDGGLEALASSGGTMTVADAGNDARVLIDGISRTSSSNRLDEAIDGITIDLTKAKPGENSSLSLTSDASPLKASMLSFISAYNTALSALRTQSASGGESSSGAPLSGDSAPRSITQSLRGAISANYAQLAELGLKTGVDGSLSLDGSKFDTAIAADPEAVQRLLGDEGALQKPMAAALKSLLGDDGMIKGRTDALNSRLKSLKTERERFDRRISDVQARYTRQFTALDMMVSQMQSTSSFLTQQLSQITQLKQS from the coding sequence GTGGCAACCATTTCCAATCCCGGTTTTTCCTCCGGCCTCAGCGGGCTGATCCCGCAGCTGGTTGCGGCCGAGCGCGCTCCCGGCGATGCGCGCTTCAACCGGATTGAAAGCGTCGCCACCGCGCAGATTTCCGCGTTCGGCAAAGTGACCGCCGGCCTGTCGGGCCTGCAGGGCGCGCTGGCGAAATTCGAGGGCGTGGGCGCGTCGCTGGGCCGCAAGGTCAGCGTCGGCACGGATGCGGGCTTCACCGCCACGGCCAATACCAAGGCCGCACTGGGCAACTACCAGATCTCGGTCGAGAGCCTGGCGACCACCCACAAGCTGCAGTCCGCGGCACTCGCGAAAGACGCAGCGGGCAAAGACGCCCAGCTGGGCCACGGCAGCCTGTCGATCACGGTCGGCGACGGCGAGGCGATCGAGGTGGAAATTGCCGAAGGCAAGGGTTCACTGGCGGAAATCCGTGACGCCATCAACGCCAAGGCCGGCGGCAAGGAAGTCACCGCAACCCTGGTGCGCGGCGACAGCGGCGACGTGCTGGTACTGGCATCGACCAAAACCGGCACCGACGGCCGGATGCAGATCAGCACGAGCGGCGGCGATGGCGGCCTGGAGGCCCTGGCCTCCAGTGGCGGCACGATGACCGTCGCCGATGCCGGCAACGATGCGCGTGTCCTGATTGACGGTATTAGCCGCACCAGCAGCAGCAACCGCCTGGACGAGGCGATCGACGGCATCACCATCGATCTCACCAAGGCAAAACCGGGCGAGAACTCCTCGCTGTCGCTGACCTCCGATGCGAGTCCGCTGAAGGCGAGCATGCTGAGCTTCATCAGCGCCTACAACACCGCGCTGAGCGCCCTGCGCACCCAGAGCGCATCGGGCGGGGAGAGCAGTTCGGGCGCGCCTTTGAGTGGCGATTCGGCGCCGCGCTCCATCACCCAGAGCCTGCGCGGCGCGATCAGCGCCAACTACGCGCAACTGGCGGAGCTTGGGCTGAAAACCGGCGTGGACGGGTCACTGAGCCTGGATGGCAGCAAGTTCGACACCGCCATCGCCGCCGACCCGGAGGCCGTGCAACGACTGCTCGGTGACGAGGGCGCACTGCAGAAGCCGATGGCCGCCGCGCTCAAGTCCTTGCTGGGCGACGACGGCATGATCAAAGGCCGCACCGATGCGCTCAACTCGCGGCTGAAATCGCTCAAAACGGAACGCGAGAGGTTCGACCGCCGCATCAGCGATGTCCAAGCCCGCTACACCCGCCAGTTCACCGCCCTGGACATGATGGTGTCGCAGATGCAGAGCACCAGCAGCTTCCTCACCCAACAACTGAGCCAGATCACTCAGCTCAAACAATCCTGA
- a CDS encoding flagellin — protein sequence MSVINTNVMSLNAQRNLNTNSADLGTTIQRLSSGLRINSAKDDAAGLAISERFTTQIRGMDQAARNANDGISLAQTAEGALGEIGNNLQRIRELAVQSRNATNSDDDRAALQKEVEQLKSEIDRVADTTNFNGTKLLNGDFKAAAFQVGADQGQTITVDKITDANIESLGTYQSVVYAGAAAPTTFNPVAAGALTINGTDLGDIATGTNAQGQGANIAAAVNAQSGKTGVTASAHATSGLVTLTSANGDDIIVGGTAVPADTGLTAGTYTKTSHGVDNVGFKDLDISTIEGADKAMLAMDAALKDVNSARADLGAIQNRFSSVVTNLQTNSENLSASRSRIVDADYAKETANLSRSQILAQAGTAMLAQANQVPQNVLSLLR from the coding sequence ATGTCTGTCATCAATACCAACGTGATGTCGCTGAACGCCCAGCGCAACCTCAACACCAACAGCGCGGACCTCGGCACCACCATCCAGCGCCTGTCCTCGGGCCTGCGCATCAACAGCGCCAAGGACGACGCCGCCGGCCTCGCGATTTCGGAGCGCTTCACCACCCAGATCCGCGGCATGGACCAGGCCGCCCGCAACGCCAACGACGGCATCTCGCTGGCGCAGACCGCCGAAGGCGCGCTGGGCGAGATCGGCAACAACCTGCAGCGCATCCGTGAGCTGGCCGTGCAGTCCCGCAACGCCACCAACTCGGACGACGACCGCGCCGCGCTGCAGAAGGAAGTCGAGCAGCTGAAGTCGGAAATCGACCGCGTCGCCGACACCACCAACTTCAACGGCACCAAGCTGCTGAACGGCGATTTCAAGGCCGCAGCATTCCAGGTCGGTGCCGACCAGGGCCAGACCATCACCGTCGACAAGATCACCGATGCGAATATCGAATCGCTGGGCACCTACCAGTCGGTCGTATATGCCGGTGCAGCAGCACCGACTACGTTTAACCCGGTCGCTGCAGGTGCGTTGACGATCAACGGCACCGACCTGGGTGACATTGCCACGGGTACCAATGCGCAGGGGCAAGGCGCCAACATCGCCGCCGCCGTTAATGCCCAGTCCGGCAAAACCGGCGTTACCGCGAGCGCGCACGCCACGTCCGGCTTGGTTACCCTGACCTCCGCGAACGGCGACGACATCATCGTCGGCGGTACGGCGGTTCCGGCGGATACGGGTTTGACTGCCGGCACGTACACCAAGACGAGCCACGGTGTCGACAACGTCGGCTTCAAGGACCTCGACATCTCGACCATCGAAGGTGCCGACAAGGCAATGCTGGCGATGGACGCCGCGCTGAAGGACGTCAACTCCGCCCGCGCCGACCTGGGTGCGATCCAGAACCGTTTCTCCTCGGTGGTTACCAACCTGCAGACCAACTCGGAGAACCTGTCCGCGTCGCGTAGCCGCATTGTCGACGCGGACTACGCCAAGGAAACCGCCAACCTGAGCCGCAGCCAGATCCTGGCCCAGGCCGGTACCGCGATGCTGGCCCAGGCCAACCAGGTGCCGCAGAACGTGCTCAGCCTGCTGCGTTAA
- the flgL gene encoding flagellar hook-associated protein FlgL, whose translation MRISTAGMYAQGLQSMLQRQSEMVRTHEQMTSTRLYSHAGQNPAAASTAQGLDHALAALDSYKTSAGHVDRRLNLQEHALTSANDRVGRARDLIVQANTPTLSADDRKTIATELRHLRAEMISIANSNDGSGRALFAGTRDGVVPFADNGGTVVYSGNDGQNSVVVAPGLNLADADPGSALFMRMPTGDGIVRGSVGAANTGTGMLQSASVTDHGAWNGSGITVEFTAADSYRVLDGSGTEVATGSWAKGQTISAGGVQLKLDGSPETGDSFSVQRAPEADIFATLKSLADALEAPGDSPADAARRTNALNAGLGDLTSAQEHLIGARASTGARLSALDAAAESRIATGLSLETTLSGLRDVNYAEAASKFTMQLTALEAAQQVTLRIQGLSLFNKIG comes from the coding sequence ATGAGAATCTCCACCGCCGGCATGTACGCGCAAGGCCTGCAGAGCATGCTCCAGCGCCAGTCCGAGATGGTCCGCACGCACGAGCAGATGACCAGCACCCGGTTGTACTCCCACGCCGGCCAGAATCCGGCCGCCGCATCCACTGCGCAGGGGCTGGACCACGCGCTCGCCGCACTGGACAGCTACAAGACCAGCGCCGGCCACGTGGATCGCAGGCTGAATCTGCAGGAGCACGCGCTCACCAGCGCGAACGACCGTGTCGGCCGCGCGCGCGACCTCATCGTGCAGGCCAATACCCCGACGCTGTCGGCCGATGACCGCAAGACCATCGCGACCGAACTGCGCCACCTGCGCGCGGAAATGATCTCGATCGCCAACAGCAACGACGGCTCCGGACGCGCGCTGTTCGCTGGCACCCGCGACGGCGTCGTGCCGTTCGCCGACAACGGCGGCACCGTTGTGTACTCCGGCAACGACGGCCAGAACAGCGTGGTCGTGGCCCCAGGTTTGAATCTTGCCGACGCCGACCCCGGCAGTGCGCTGTTCATGCGCATGCCGACCGGGGACGGCATCGTGCGTGGCAGCGTGGGCGCGGCCAACACCGGCACTGGCATGCTGCAGTCGGCCAGCGTCACCGACCACGGCGCGTGGAACGGCAGCGGCATCACGGTGGAGTTCACCGCGGCCGACAGCTACCGGGTGCTCGACGGCAGCGGTACCGAAGTCGCCACCGGGAGCTGGGCAAAAGGCCAGACCATCAGCGCCGGAGGTGTGCAGTTGAAGCTCGATGGGAGCCCCGAAACGGGCGATAGCTTCAGCGTGCAACGCGCCCCTGAGGCCGACATTTTCGCCACCCTTAAATCTCTTGCCGATGCACTTGAAGCGCCCGGCGACTCTCCCGCTGACGCAGCCCGCCGCACCAACGCACTCAATGCCGGACTGGGCGACCTGACCAGCGCGCAAGAGCACTTGATCGGCGCACGCGCGAGCACCGGCGCACGCCTGTCCGCGCTGGATGCTGCCGCGGAAAGTCGTATCGCCACCGGCCTCTCACTGGAGACGACGCTGTCAGGACTGCGCGACGTCAACTACGCCGAGGCTGCGTCCAAGTTCACCATGCAGCTCACCGCCCTTGAGGCCGCACAACAAGTGACCTTGCGCATCCAGGGTCTCTCGCTGTTCAACAAAATCGGCTGA
- the flgK gene encoding flagellar hook-associated protein FlgK, whose protein sequence is MSGLLSTGSSALLAFQRALNTVGHNVANASTPGYSRQRVDLAARPGQSTTAGYIGAGVDVAGLQRLADGLVFGRQTDSSAEIGRLGQLSSMATRLDKLVSDPASGLAAPWSAFFTAAEGLSAEPTSASARNALLAAGNQLSTRWSSLDSQMATQETEVNQRIKAQVATANQLASEIALLNRDISTAGSSNSPDLVDQRALRIDQLANLVGAHTVAQDDGSLNVFTTGGQPLVLGARTMALGTVADPYNADRLQLSLQTSNGGSVPLSASTVSGEVGGLLEFRSRVLDPARAELGRLATTFAETFNATQRAGVDYKGAPGADFFSIPSPRIDRHAGNTGTATFAASVGDVGALKGHDLTLRFDGGSWGATRSDTGEAVAITGSGTAADPLKVGGVELVMGGTPANGDRFSLRPTSGAAGGLKVALTDPTGIAAAAPLEISADSSNVGSAKAGASKITDAAAFAGFAGASIEFIDAGQYTIDGAGPFAYTAGTPIAGNGWSLKLDGTPAAGDQFTLARTPPRSSDNANALGLAATDKQDLLNGGTLSLTNGLSQLTGKTGGEARHSALNLEAQAAIHGQVITERESVSGVNLDEEATDLLRYQQAYQAAAQVIATADSMFQSLLSAVRR, encoded by the coding sequence ATGAGCGGACTGCTCTCCACCGGAAGCTCGGCACTGCTGGCATTCCAGCGCGCGCTGAACACCGTCGGCCACAACGTCGCCAACGCCTCCACGCCCGGCTACAGCCGCCAGCGCGTGGACCTGGCGGCGCGACCGGGACAGAGCACGACCGCCGGCTACATCGGCGCCGGCGTGGACGTCGCCGGACTGCAGCGGCTCGCGGACGGACTGGTATTCGGCCGCCAGACCGACAGCAGTGCGGAGATCGGCCGACTCGGCCAGCTGTCTTCGATGGCCACCCGCCTGGACAAACTGGTGTCCGATCCCGCCAGCGGTCTGGCGGCGCCCTGGTCGGCGTTCTTCACCGCCGCGGAAGGGCTCAGCGCGGAACCGACTTCCGCCTCCGCCCGCAACGCGCTGCTTGCGGCGGGCAATCAACTGTCCACGCGCTGGAGCAGCCTGGACAGCCAGATGGCGACCCAGGAAACCGAGGTCAACCAGCGCATCAAGGCCCAGGTCGCGACGGCCAACCAGCTGGCCAGCGAAATCGCCCTGCTGAACCGCGACATCTCGACCGCCGGCAGCAGCAACTCCCCGGACCTGGTCGACCAGCGCGCGCTGCGCATCGACCAGCTTGCCAACCTGGTCGGTGCGCACACCGTCGCCCAGGATGACGGCTCGCTCAACGTGTTCACCACCGGTGGGCAGCCGCTGGTCCTCGGCGCACGCACGATGGCGCTGGGAACGGTTGCGGATCCCTACAACGCGGATCGTCTGCAGCTCTCGCTGCAAACCAGCAACGGCGGCTCGGTACCGCTGTCGGCGTCCACCGTGTCCGGGGAAGTCGGCGGCCTGCTGGAGTTCCGCAGCCGCGTCCTCGATCCCGCGCGCGCCGAACTGGGCCGGCTGGCCACGACGTTCGCGGAGACATTCAACGCCACCCAGCGCGCCGGCGTGGATTACAAAGGCGCACCCGGCGCGGACTTCTTCTCCATCCCGTCACCGCGGATCGACCGCCACGCCGGCAACACCGGGACCGCCACCTTCGCGGCCAGCGTCGGCGACGTAGGAGCGTTGAAGGGCCACGACCTGACGCTGCGTTTTGACGGCGGCAGCTGGGGCGCAACCCGCAGCGACACTGGCGAAGCGGTCGCGATCACCGGCAGTGGCACCGCCGCCGATCCGCTCAAGGTGGGCGGGGTGGAACTGGTGATGGGCGGCACGCCGGCCAACGGTGACCGTTTCTCGCTGCGCCCCACCTCGGGCGCCGCCGGCGGCCTCAAGGTCGCACTGACCGATCCGACCGGCATCGCCGCCGCCGCGCCGCTGGAAATCAGCGCCGACAGCAGCAACGTCGGCAGCGCCAAGGCCGGCGCCAGCAAGATCACCGATGCGGCCGCGTTCGCAGGTTTCGCCGGGGCGTCGATCGAGTTCATCGACGCCGGCCAGTACACCATCGACGGCGCCGGCCCGTTCGCCTATACCGCCGGCACCCCGATCGCAGGCAACGGCTGGTCGCTGAAGCTCGATGGCACACCCGCCGCCGGCGACCAGTTCACCCTGGCACGCACCCCACCGCGCTCATCAGACAACGCCAACGCACTCGGGCTGGCCGCGACCGACAAGCAGGACCTCCTCAACGGCGGCACCCTCAGCCTCACCAACGGGCTGAGCCAGCTGACCGGCAAGACCGGCGGCGAGGCCCGCCACTCGGCGCTGAACCTGGAAGCGCAGGCCGCGATCCATGGGCAGGTCATTACCGAGCGCGAGTCAGTGTCCGGCGTGAACCTCGACGAGGAGGCCACCGATCTGCTGCGTTACCAGCAGGCCTATCAGGCCGCCGCCCAGGTCATCGCCACCGCCGACAGCATGTTCCAGTCCCTGCTCAGCGCGGTTCGCCGCTGA
- the flgJ gene encoding flagellar assembly peptidoglycan hydrolase FlgJ, giving the protein MRLPSATALSLQPADASRERLQTAARELESQFAQMMLKSMRSASLGDPLLGDNTMYRDMYDQQLAKEMTKGRGLGLAPMIEQQLSRSLPAASPATNVAIDLDRSIGTVMRPGPIALMQNLPLPMALDAGGAGVGALGLAPSRSGVSLPAVAPQPLPVPETPEVAEVGTNPGAKLDCSSPEAFVRSIWPQAKETARELGVSAKALVAQAALETGWGRRLVGGDKSHNLFGIKSTGSWRGARVESATHEFVDGKRQNQRAHFRAYDSVQQSFADYAKLMRNERYSGAIAAGEDPVRFASALQKAGYATDPSYAAKISAIANGPTLQRALGALELSGERAYAALPRTTPRG; this is encoded by the coding sequence ATGCGCCTGCCTTCCGCCACCGCCCTCTCCCTGCAGCCCGCCGACGCCTCGCGCGAACGGTTGCAGACGGCTGCGCGTGAGCTGGAATCGCAGTTCGCCCAGATGATGCTGAAGTCGATGCGCAGCGCCAGCCTGGGCGACCCCTTGTTGGGCGACAACACGATGTACCGCGACATGTACGACCAGCAGCTCGCCAAGGAGATGACCAAGGGGCGCGGCCTGGGCCTGGCACCGATGATCGAGCAGCAGCTGTCGCGCAGCCTGCCGGCGGCATCACCTGCAACCAATGTGGCCATTGACCTGGACCGGTCCATCGGCACGGTCATGCGACCGGGGCCGATCGCCCTGATGCAGAACCTGCCACTGCCGATGGCGCTGGATGCCGGCGGCGCGGGTGTTGGCGCCTTGGGACTCGCGCCCAGTCGCTCCGGCGTGTCGCTGCCCGCCGTCGCGCCGCAGCCGCTCCCTGTGCCGGAAACGCCGGAGGTCGCGGAAGTGGGCACCAATCCCGGCGCCAAGCTCGATTGCAGCAGCCCGGAAGCCTTCGTCCGGTCCATCTGGCCGCAGGCCAAGGAAACCGCGCGCGAGCTGGGCGTCTCGGCCAAGGCGCTGGTCGCCCAGGCCGCGCTGGAAACCGGCTGGGGCCGGCGGCTGGTGGGTGGCGACAAGTCGCACAACCTGTTCGGCATCAAATCCACGGGCAGTTGGCGCGGCGCGCGTGTGGAGTCGGCAACCCACGAATTCGTCGACGGCAAACGCCAGAACCAGCGCGCCCATTTCCGCGCCTACGACTCGGTCCAGCAGAGCTTCGCGGACTACGCAAAGCTCATGCGCAACGAGCGCTACTCCGGCGCGATCGCCGCAGGCGAGGATCCTGTGCGCTTCGCGTCGGCGCTGCAAAAAGCCGGCTACGCCACCGATCCGTCCTACGCCGCCAAAATCTCGGCGATCGCGAACGGCCCCACCCTCCAGCGCGCACTGGGCGCCCTGGAACTCTCAGGTGAGCGCGCGTACGCCGCGCTCCCACGCACCACGCCGCGAGGCTGA
- a CDS encoding flagellar basal body P-ring protein FlgI, which produces MRASTRLRSIAVTAVLALFIAGPASAERIKDLAQVAGVRGNALVGYGLVVGLDGSGDRTSQTQFTVQSLKTMLDQLGVTLPPGVNPQLKNVAAVAIHAELPPYAKPGQSIDVTVSSIGNAGSLRGGSLLMAPLKGADGQVYAIAQGSLMVSGFGASGRDGSRISVNAPNGGRIPNGATVERAVAGGASASDTITLNLHEFDFTTASRIVTAVNNAFGPGLARAVDGVTIEIAAPGNDRIGFLAQLEALDISPGASAAKVIVNARTGTVVMGGHVSVLPAAVSHGSLTVSIMESAQISQPAPFGNGVTAVVPQSTIEISEEGNRMFLLEGKSLQAIVNAVNAVGAAPGDIVAILEALKRVGALRAELEVI; this is translated from the coding sequence ATGCGTGCATCAACCCGCCTTCGCTCCATCGCCGTTACCGCGGTGCTCGCGCTGTTCATCGCCGGACCGGCGAGCGCGGAGCGCATCAAGGACCTCGCCCAGGTGGCCGGGGTTCGCGGCAATGCGCTGGTCGGCTACGGCCTGGTGGTCGGCCTGGACGGCAGCGGCGACCGCACCAGCCAGACCCAGTTCACCGTGCAGAGCCTGAAGACCATGCTCGACCAGCTCGGCGTGACCCTGCCGCCGGGCGTGAACCCGCAGCTCAAGAACGTCGCCGCGGTAGCGATCCACGCCGAGTTGCCGCCCTACGCCAAGCCCGGCCAGTCCATCGACGTCACCGTGTCCTCGATCGGCAACGCCGGTTCCTTGCGCGGGGGCAGCCTGTTGATGGCGCCGCTCAAGGGCGCCGATGGCCAGGTGTACGCGATCGCCCAAGGCAGCCTGATGGTCAGCGGTTTTGGCGCATCGGGCCGCGACGGATCACGGATTTCGGTCAACGCGCCCAACGGCGGGCGCATCCCCAACGGCGCGACGGTCGAGCGCGCCGTCGCCGGGGGCGCGTCCGCCTCCGACACCATCACCCTGAACCTGCACGAGTTCGACTTCACCACGGCCTCGCGCATCGTCACCGCGGTCAACAACGCGTTCGGCCCGGGACTTGCGCGGGCGGTGGATGGGGTGACCATCGAGATCGCCGCGCCCGGCAACGACCGGATCGGCTTCCTCGCCCAGCTGGAGGCACTGGACATCAGCCCGGGCGCGTCGGCGGCCAAGGTCATCGTCAATGCGCGCACCGGGACGGTGGTCATGGGCGGCCACGTCAGCGTGCTGCCGGCGGCCGTCTCGCATGGCTCGCTGACGGTATCGATCATGGAAAGCGCGCAGATCAGCCAGCCGGCGCCGTTCGGCAACGGCGTCACCGCGGTCGTGCCCCAGTCCACCATCGAGATCAGCGAAGAAGGCAACCGCATGTTTCTGCTGGAAGGCAAATCCCTGCAGGCGATAGTGAACGCGGTGAACGCGGTCGGCGCAGCTCCCGGCGATATCGTCGCCATCCTTGAGGCGCTCAAACGGGTTGGCGCACTGCGCGCCGAGCTGGAGGTGATCTGA
- a CDS encoding flagellar basal body L-ring protein FlgH, translating into MNTLSFTAAIGALSLLLLAGCASIVGDVRPFADVAPLAPLDAAHVQTAAVPTPGAAGYEQQGSGSIYGSQAGGGGHRLRLFQDNKAREVGDLLTVVLVERTSSTSRAKTAVSKKSGLSMGAPVIAGVPVSYKGNAILQAEIDAGRDFSGSGDSTQSNRLDGEVTVSVVKDLGNGNLLVSGQKQVRLNQGDELVQVQGIVRTADIGPDNRITSDRVGNAQIVYGGRGTLARSNAMGWLGRFFNSAAFPY; encoded by the coding sequence ATGAACACTCTCTCCTTCACGGCGGCGATCGGCGCGCTGTCGCTGCTGCTCCTGGCCGGCTGCGCAAGCATCGTCGGCGACGTGCGGCCGTTCGCCGATGTCGCGCCGCTGGCTCCGCTGGACGCCGCCCACGTGCAGACGGCCGCTGTGCCGACGCCCGGCGCGGCGGGCTACGAACAGCAGGGCAGCGGCTCGATCTACGGCAGCCAGGCCGGCGGCGGTGGCCATCGCTTGCGGCTGTTCCAGGACAACAAGGCGCGCGAGGTCGGCGACCTGTTGACGGTCGTCCTGGTCGAACGGACGTCCTCCACCTCGCGGGCAAAAACGGCCGTATCCAAGAAGTCCGGCCTCAGCATGGGCGCGCCGGTCATCGCCGGGGTGCCGGTCAGCTACAAGGGCAATGCGATCCTGCAGGCGGAGATCGATGCGGGCCGGGACTTCAGCGGCTCCGGCGATTCCACCCAGAGCAACCGCCTGGACGGCGAGGTCACCGTCAGCGTGGTCAAGGACCTGGGCAACGGCAACCTGCTGGTCAGCGGGCAGAAGCAGGTGCGCCTGAACCAGGGCGACGAGCTGGTCCAGGTTCAAGGGATCGTGCGCACGGCCGATATCGGACCCGACAACCGCATTACGTCCGATCGGGTCGGCAACGCGCAGATCGTCTATGGCGGGCGCGGCACCTTGGCGCGCTCCAATGCAATGGGCTGGCTTGGCCGGTTCTTCAATTCCGCTGCCTTCCCGTACTGA
- the flgG gene encoding flagellar basal-body rod protein FlgG has protein sequence MTQALWIAKTGLDAQQTRMAVISNNLANTNTTGFKRDRASFEDLLYQNVRQAGGASSEQTQLPTGLSTGTGVRVAATDKQFTQGNLSQTGNALDVAINGRGFFEVLMPDGSPAYTRDGSFQINSQGELVTNAGYPVQPGLQLPEGAQSVTIAGDGTITVQIAGQPEGVQVGALIVSDFINPAGLQAKGGNLYVETGASGPAQQGAPGENGAGLLVQGALEGSNVNVVEELVSMIETQRAYETNAKAISTTDQMLGFLNQNL, from the coding sequence ATGACCCAGGCACTCTGGATCGCCAAGACCGGCCTCGACGCGCAGCAGACGCGCATGGCGGTGATCTCCAACAACCTCGCCAACACCAACACCACGGGTTTCAAGCGCGACCGCGCCAGCTTCGAGGACCTGCTGTACCAGAACGTCCGCCAGGCTGGCGGTGCGTCGTCCGAGCAGACCCAGTTGCCGACCGGCCTGTCGACCGGCACCGGCGTGCGCGTGGCCGCGACCGACAAGCAGTTCACCCAGGGCAACCTGTCGCAGACCGGCAATGCACTGGATGTCGCGATCAACGGTCGCGGGTTCTTCGAGGTGCTGATGCCCGACGGCAGTCCCGCCTACACGCGCGACGGCAGTTTCCAGATCAACTCGCAGGGCGAGCTGGTCACCAATGCCGGCTATCCGGTGCAGCCTGGCCTGCAACTTCCGGAAGGGGCGCAGAGCGTGACCATCGCCGGCGACGGCACCATCACCGTGCAGATCGCCGGGCAGCCCGAGGGCGTGCAGGTCGGCGCGCTGATTGTTTCCGACTTCATCAACCCCGCTGGCCTGCAGGCCAAGGGCGGCAACCTGTACGTGGAAACCGGCGCCAGTGGTCCCGCCCAGCAGGGTGCGCCGGGCGAAAACGGCGCCGGCCTGCTGGTGCAGGGCGCGCTGGAAGGCAGCAACGTCAACGTGGTCGAGGAGCTGGTGTCGATGATCGAGACCCAGCGCGCCTATGAGACCAACGCCAAGGCGATTTCCACCACCGACCAGATGCTCGGCTTCCTCAACCAGAACCTGTGA
- a CDS encoding flagellar basal body rod protein FlgF: MDKAMYVAMTGASATLRAQGAVSHNLANANTVGFQATLAGTVARPVEGEGHDSRIAATYSTLGVSDTAGAINATGNALDVAMNGDRWLAVQSPGGQVAYTRAGNLQLSQNGLLTTAAGLSVLDQNGAPIAIPPHESMLIGNDGTISVVPLGQPANTMAEVGRLQIAAARTADLERGDDGLMHLPAGSEPLPPAAGAVLTSGALEQSNVDSTSMLVSMIQLSRQFEMQVRVLQSGDDNAKASNSLLSAR; encoded by the coding sequence ATCGACAAGGCCATGTACGTGGCGATGACCGGCGCCAGCGCCACCTTGCGCGCGCAGGGCGCGGTCTCGCACAACCTCGCCAACGCCAACACGGTCGGTTTCCAGGCCACGCTTGCCGGCACCGTGGCCCGTCCGGTGGAGGGCGAGGGACACGACTCCCGAATCGCGGCGACCTACAGCACGCTCGGCGTCAGCGACACCGCCGGCGCCATCAACGCCACCGGCAACGCGCTGGACGTGGCGATGAACGGGGATCGCTGGCTGGCCGTGCAATCGCCCGGCGGACAGGTGGCCTACACCCGCGCCGGCAACCTGCAACTCAGCCAGAACGGCCTGCTGACCACCGCGGCCGGCCTGTCCGTACTCGACCAGAACGGCGCGCCGATCGCGATACCGCCGCATGAGTCGATGCTGATCGGCAACGACGGCACGATTTCCGTGGTTCCGCTGGGCCAACCCGCCAACACCATGGCCGAAGTCGGGCGCCTGCAGATCGCAGCCGCACGCACCGCGGACCTGGAGCGCGGCGATGACGGCCTGATGCACCTGCCCGCGGGGAGCGAGCCGCTGCCACCGGCGGCCGGCGCCGTGCTGACCTCCGGCGCGCTGGAACAAAGCAACGTCGACAGCACGTCGATGCTCGTTTCCATGATCCAGCTTTCGCGCCAGTTCGAGATGCAGGTACGCGTCTTGCAGAGTGGCGATGACAACGCCAAGGCCAGCAACTCGCTGCTCTCGGCGCGCTGA